The following proteins are co-located in the Planococcus plakortidis genome:
- a CDS encoding DUF948 domain-containing protein, producing MDWSILLYIAAIVAAIGFLILCVALAMTLNSLKNTLKEVSGTVSGLENQLQGVTLETTNLLHKTNELAEDITVKSEKLNGVVDAVKGVGNSVTDLNSTVRHITSRVGVQVEQNEDKIAQVVQWSNVAMGIADKWKERKVYQTRNTEQYAPVPGQKKLPGSSDQY from the coding sequence ATGGATTGGTCAATCTTGCTTTACATTGCCGCGATTGTCGCCGCTATTGGATTCTTAATTCTATGCGTAGCGTTGGCGATGACTTTGAATTCACTCAAGAACACGTTAAAAGAGGTTTCCGGAACTGTCTCAGGGCTGGAAAACCAATTGCAGGGGGTTACGTTGGAGACGACGAACCTATTGCATAAAACGAACGAACTCGCTGAAGACATCACTGTCAAATCAGAGAAATTGAACGGTGTAGTCGATGCAGTCAAAGGTGTCGGGAATTCTGTGACAGACCTGAACTCTACAGTGCGCCACATCACTTCACGCGTCGGCGTGCAAGTCGAGCAGAATGAAGACAAAATCGCCCAAGTGGTCCAGTGGAGCAATGTCGCAATGGGCATCGCGGACAAATGGAAAGAACGCAAAGTCTACCAGACGCGCAACACAGAGCAATACGCGCCAGTACCTGGCCAAAAGAAATTGCCGGGCAGCAGCGACCAATATTAA